A single region of the Pseudalkalibacillus berkeleyi genome encodes:
- a CDS encoding AAA family ATPase → MNQERNRVQEKENIIRRIHTKDHYPPNAEIELLKELQYVENQFEEDLLEQRAYKCLIGQLHALIAKVRLRRSKHVDSSMRQRLDHALSMSGNDQIVNEVVYESSLIELYNWITNIELPVIRETDNVPAKRKAAEDIIDTTGQLGEIPIEQLVSRMIESAQIINETEYIQQAKQYEETFERVLNVFNQLRSVSDQYRMSLSGSFHPSALQSEMKELIREFRIMQENIQNEVNNEEQTSSALLQLNDLIGMSDVKNRVQKLYQFLQYQKKRQEKGFRMEDELSLNMVLTGDPGTGKTTIARLLANLFYDLGLLEKSEVTEVDRSQLVGSYVGQTEENTMSAVQKAVGGVLFIDEAYTLKRDGASGNDYGQTAIDTLVSAMTNSEYAGKFAVILAGYPEEMRQFLQMNPGLQSRFPESNHIYLPQYSNEELLNIAEKVAFENDYTYTPDALKRMEQKIDHARIDDSFGNARTIKNLVMDVIFQKGSTLSNQDVSKEDYTIIHSNDVVINEPTNYDTDPDDQLNDLVGLDKIKAEMKSLSSFIEIQQMRREEGLPSVPIQLHSVFVGNPGTGKTTVASIYANLLKKKGFLKRGHLVVAGRSDLVAGYTGQTALKTRKKVREALGGVLFIDEAYSLYPGKGSDFGKEAINTLVEEMTKHNENLVVILAGYPNEIQQLINSNPGLSSRFKKYFQFEDYSVDQIVEIMSRHTAHYGYEWDEESRDYLTQQLTSIELDGNGRFAVDLINTTIQLQAHRIMSKQSSPSEQDLVVLKKEDFENAMIEMK, encoded by the coding sequence ATGAATCAGGAACGAAATCGAGTACAAGAAAAGGAAAATATCATACGTAGAATACACACAAAGGATCATTATCCACCTAATGCAGAAATTGAGCTTTTGAAGGAACTTCAATATGTGGAAAACCAATTTGAAGAGGACCTTCTAGAACAAAGGGCATATAAGTGTTTAATTGGTCAATTACATGCATTGATTGCAAAGGTGAGACTACGGAGATCCAAGCACGTTGATTCTTCCATGAGACAAAGACTCGATCATGCTCTTTCAATGTCGGGAAATGATCAGATTGTAAATGAAGTCGTATATGAGTCTTCACTTATTGAGCTTTACAATTGGATTACTAATATTGAGTTACCTGTTATTCGTGAAACAGATAATGTACCTGCTAAGAGAAAGGCTGCAGAAGATATTATAGATACTACAGGTCAATTAGGTGAAATACCTATTGAACAACTTGTCAGTAGAATGATTGAATCTGCTCAAATAATTAATGAAACAGAGTACATTCAACAAGCCAAACAATACGAAGAGACATTTGAGCGGGTTTTGAATGTATTTAACCAATTGCGATCTGTATCTGATCAATATCGTATGTCGCTATCAGGGTCATTTCACCCATCAGCCCTGCAGTCAGAAATGAAAGAGCTCATTAGAGAATTTCGTATAATGCAGGAGAACATACAAAACGAAGTTAACAATGAAGAACAAACGAGTAGTGCTTTACTACAGTTAAATGATTTAATCGGTATGAGCGACGTTAAGAACCGAGTTCAGAAGCTATATCAATTTTTACAATACCAGAAGAAACGCCAAGAAAAAGGCTTTAGAATGGAAGATGAGCTTAGTTTGAATATGGTTCTGACAGGTGATCCAGGAACCGGTAAGACAACAATAGCTCGTTTGCTAGCGAACCTCTTCTATGATCTTGGATTGCTTGAAAAGAGTGAAGTAACAGAAGTGGATCGATCTCAGCTCGTAGGCTCATATGTCGGTCAAACAGAAGAGAATACAATGAGCGCCGTACAAAAAGCTGTAGGCGGAGTGTTGTTTATTGATGAAGCTTACACTTTGAAACGAGATGGTGCTTCAGGTAATGATTACGGTCAAACTGCAATCGATACACTAGTATCGGCGATGACAAATAGTGAGTATGCGGGTAAGTTCGCAGTGATTCTGGCGGGATATCCAGAGGAAATGAGACAATTTCTACAAATGAACCCTGGATTGCAAAGTCGATTTCCTGAAAGTAACCATATCTATTTACCACAATACTCGAATGAAGAGCTACTCAATATTGCTGAAAAAGTTGCTTTTGAAAACGACTATACGTATACACCGGATGCACTAAAAAGAATGGAGCAAAAGATTGATCATGCTCGAATAGATGATTCGTTCGGTAATGCGAGAACGATCAAAAATCTTGTTATGGATGTAATTTTTCAAAAAGGTTCAACACTTTCTAACCAAGATGTTTCGAAGGAAGACTACACGATCATTCATTCAAATGATGTTGTGATTAATGAACCTACCAATTATGATACCGATCCAGATGATCAGTTAAATGATCTTGTTGGTTTGGACAAAATTAAGGCTGAAATGAAGTCATTAAGTTCATTTATTGAAATCCAACAAATGCGCCGTGAAGAAGGTCTACCATCAGTACCTATTCAGCTTCATTCCGTCTTTGTTGGTAATCCAGGGACCGGAAAGACAACAGTTGCTTCCATTTATGCGAACCTTTTAAAGAAAAAGGGGTTCTTAAAGCGAGGACATTTAGTTGTTGCTGGACGTTCAGATCTCGTTGCTGGCTATACTGGACAAACTGCATTAAAAACGAGGAAGAAAGTGCGCGAAGCGCTTGGTGGCGTTCTTTTCATAGATGAAGCCTACTCCTTGTATCCAGGTAAAGGTTCAGACTTTGGTAAAGAGGCGATCAATACACTTGTAGAAGAAATGACAAAGCATAACGAGAACCTTGTCGTCATATTAGCAGGGTACCCGAATGAGATTCAACAACTGATCAATAGTAACCCAGGATTGTCCTCAAGGTTTAAGAAATACTTTCAGTTTGAAGACTATTCTGTTGATCAAATCGTTGAGATTATGAGTAGACATACTGCCCATTATGGATATGAGTGGGATGAAGAATCAAGGGATTATCTTACTCAACAATTAACTTCTATTGAGCTGGATGGCAATGGGAGATTTGCAGTTGACCTTATTAACACAACGATTCAATTGCAAGCACATCGTATTATGAGTAAACAGTCCAGTCCCAGTGAGCAGGACTTGGTCGTATTAAAGAAAGAAGACTTCGAAAACGCAATGATAGAAATGAAATAG
- a CDS encoding acid-soluble spore protein N produces MSNSKRHPKDFVPNHIGTQQKAAGGNKGKQMSNKSDEQPDYAPPKG; encoded by the coding sequence ATGAGTAATTCAAAACGTCATCCAAAAGATTTTGTGCCTAACCATATCGGAACGCAGCAAAAGGCAGCTGGAGGTAATAAAGGCAAGCAAATGAGCAATAAGTCGGATGAACAGCCTGATTATGCACCGCCTAAAGGTTAA
- the acnA gene encoding aconitate hydratase AcnA, with amino-acid sequence MSTKDVYHAKKTFDANGKTYHYYDLKALDQAGVGNTSRLPYSIKVLLESVLRQYDGKVIDKEHIENLAKWGTKDVKDIDVPFKPSRVILQDFTGVPAVVDLASLRKAMADMGGSADQINPEIPVDLVIDHSVQVDKYGTDDSLKFNMKREFERNLERYKFLRWAQTSFDNYRAVPPATGIVHQVNLEYLASVVASHEADGENVAYPDSLVGTDSHTTMINGIGVLGWGVGGIEAEAGMLGQPSYFPVPEVIGVKLTGAMPEGTTATDLALKVTQVLRKKNVVGKFVEFFGPGLQDMTLADRATISNMAPEYGATCGFFPVDDETLNYLRLTGRSPEQIEVVEKYAKANSMFYTPGTEDPDFTDVVELNLSELEPNLSGPKRPQDLIPLSDMKDSFNEALVAPAGNSGFGLKKDEINKSVEIKHPNGKVSNMKTGDLAIAAITSCTNTSNPSVMIGAGMIAKKAVEKGLEVPEYVKTSLAPGSKVVTGYLEEAGLMPYMDQLGFNLVGYGCTTCIGNSGPLAEEIEEGIANSDLVVSSVLSGNRNFEGRIHPLVKANYLASPPLVVAYALAGSVNFDLKNDSFGKDKDGNEVYFKDLWPTTAEIKEAMEKAVKPELFKKEYERVFDDNQEWNELDTTEEELYSWDDDSTYIQNPPFFQGLSKEPGKIEKLGGMRIVGKFGDSVTTDHISPAGAIAKDSPAGKYLMDNGVKPSEFNSYGSRRGNHEVMMRGTFANIRIKNQIAPGTEGGWTTYWPTEEVMYIYDACMKYQQDGTGLAVLAGKDYGMGSSRDWAAKGTNLLGIKTVIAESFERIHRSNLVLMGVLPLQFKDGDSAESLGLTGKETFDVDIDENVKPRQMLKVTATDEEGNKKEFEVVARFDSEVEIDYYRHGGILQMVLRNKLENA; translated from the coding sequence ATGAGCACTAAAGATGTATACCATGCTAAAAAAACATTTGATGCGAACGGAAAAACGTATCACTATTATGACTTGAAAGCACTTGATCAAGCCGGGGTAGGAAACACATCCCGTCTACCTTATTCGATTAAGGTATTGTTAGAATCTGTATTACGTCAGTACGACGGTAAGGTAATTGACAAAGAGCACATTGAAAACCTTGCGAAATGGGGAACGAAGGACGTTAAAGATATCGACGTACCTTTTAAACCTTCACGCGTAATTTTACAAGACTTCACTGGGGTACCAGCAGTCGTTGATTTAGCGTCCTTGCGAAAAGCAATGGCCGACATGGGTGGATCAGCAGATCAAATTAATCCAGAGATCCCAGTAGATCTCGTTATTGACCACTCCGTTCAAGTTGACAAATATGGAACAGATGATTCATTAAAATTCAACATGAAGCGTGAGTTCGAACGTAATCTAGAACGTTATAAGTTCTTACGTTGGGCACAAACTTCATTTGACAACTACCGTGCAGTACCACCTGCGACTGGTATCGTCCACCAAGTTAACCTTGAATACTTAGCATCAGTAGTCGCTTCTCATGAGGCAGATGGAGAAAATGTAGCATATCCAGATTCATTAGTCGGGACAGACTCTCATACGACAATGATCAACGGAATTGGTGTACTTGGATGGGGTGTTGGTGGAATTGAAGCCGAAGCAGGAATGCTTGGCCAACCATCTTATTTCCCAGTACCAGAAGTAATTGGTGTGAAATTAACAGGGGCAATGCCAGAAGGTACGACTGCAACTGACTTGGCACTTAAGGTTACACAAGTATTACGTAAAAAGAATGTTGTTGGTAAGTTCGTTGAATTCTTCGGACCTGGTCTCCAAGATATGACACTTGCTGACCGTGCAACGATTTCAAATATGGCACCAGAATACGGTGCAACTTGTGGTTTCTTCCCTGTAGACGATGAAACATTAAATTATCTTCGATTAACAGGACGTTCTCCTGAGCAAATTGAAGTCGTTGAAAAATATGCGAAAGCGAATAGCATGTTCTATACACCAGGAACTGAAGATCCAGACTTCACTGATGTTGTAGAACTCAATCTTTCTGAGCTTGAGCCAAACTTATCTGGACCTAAACGTCCGCAAGATTTGATTCCTCTTTCAGACATGAAGGATTCATTTAACGAAGCATTGGTTGCTCCAGCTGGTAACAGCGGTTTCGGTCTGAAAAAAGACGAAATCAACAAATCAGTTGAAATTAAGCATCCAAACGGAAAAGTTTCAAATATGAAGACTGGTGACTTAGCAATTGCTGCCATTACAAGCTGTACGAATACATCTAACCCAAGCGTTATGATCGGTGCAGGGATGATTGCGAAAAAGGCAGTTGAAAAAGGATTAGAAGTACCAGAATATGTGAAAACGAGCTTGGCTCCAGGATCAAAAGTTGTTACTGGATACCTTGAAGAAGCTGGACTTATGCCATACATGGATCAACTAGGATTTAATCTAGTTGGTTACGGATGTACGACTTGTATCGGTAACTCTGGACCTTTAGCAGAAGAAATTGAAGAAGGAATCGCGAATAGCGACCTTGTCGTTTCATCTGTACTTTCAGGTAACCGAAACTTTGAAGGACGTATCCATCCACTTGTAAAAGCAAACTACCTAGCTTCACCACCACTAGTAGTCGCATATGCGTTGGCAGGTTCTGTTAACTTTGACTTGAAGAATGATTCATTCGGAAAAGACAAAGATGGAAATGAAGTTTACTTCAAAGACCTATGGCCAACAACAGCAGAAATTAAAGAAGCGATGGAAAAAGCAGTTAAGCCGGAGCTCTTTAAGAAAGAATACGAGCGCGTATTTGATGACAACCAAGAGTGGAATGAACTTGATACGACAGAGGAAGAGCTATATAGCTGGGATGATGATTCAACTTATATTCAAAATCCTCCGTTCTTCCAAGGCTTGTCTAAAGAACCAGGTAAAATTGAAAAGCTTGGTGGCATGCGCATAGTTGGTAAGTTTGGAGATTCGGTTACGACTGACCACATCTCTCCAGCAGGTGCAATTGCGAAAGATAGTCCTGCAGGGAAATACTTGATGGATAACGGCGTTAAACCATCTGAGTTCAACTCTTATGGTTCACGACGTGGTAACCACGAAGTAATGATGCGTGGTACTTTTGCAAATATTAGAATTAAAAACCAAATCGCTCCAGGAACAGAGGGTGGCTGGACGACGTACTGGCCAACTGAAGAAGTGATGTACATCTATGATGCTTGTATGAAGTATCAGCAAGATGGTACTGGCTTAGCTGTACTTGCTGGTAAGGATTACGGTATGGGAAGCTCTCGTGACTGGGCTGCAAAAGGTACGAACCTTCTCGGCATTAAGACAGTAATCGCTGAAAGCTTTGAACGTATTCACAGAAGTAACCTTGTATTGATGGGTGTTCTACCTCTCCAATTCAAGGACGGAGATAGTGCTGAATCATTAGGATTGACAGGTAAAGAAACATTCGATGTTGATATCGATGAAAATGTTAAGCCTCGTCAAATGCTTAAAGTTACAGCTACTGATGAAGAAGGCAACAAGAAGGAATTTGAAGTAGTTGCTCGTTTCGACAGTGAAGTTGAAATTGACTACTATCGCCACGGAGGCATTCTTCAAATGGTTCTACGTAACAAACTTGAAAATGCATAA
- a CDS encoding IMEF encapsulin system ferritin-like cargo protein — protein MSENFKELQNIFSRTEDALQIFMGILEPTIENAKDEHERLYFHHIYEEEEHRQDRLEMLTPKLAYFIENPEALQSTNHEFVRFLQDISLEKFGLHNFLEHLDLALFQFKDTEHESNLQNLRDMTNEDYQSIKGMLNELNDQFEGVANTSASVPTDEKENKASHLKVDKYTSQETVQHANSSDSKSHSVQNKKGLTVGSLKGR, from the coding sequence ATGTCTGAAAACTTCAAAGAGTTACAAAATATTTTTTCAAGAACAGAGGATGCTTTACAAATTTTCATGGGTATCTTAGAGCCTACAATTGAAAATGCGAAAGATGAACATGAGAGACTTTATTTTCATCATATTTATGAAGAGGAAGAGCACAGACAAGATCGATTGGAGATGTTGACCCCGAAATTAGCGTATTTCATTGAGAATCCTGAAGCATTACAATCAACAAATCATGAATTCGTGAGGTTTTTACAAGACATTAGCCTTGAAAAGTTTGGTTTACATAATTTCTTAGAACATTTGGATCTTGCTTTGTTCCAATTCAAAGATACAGAGCATGAATCGAATCTCCAAAATCTTAGAGATATGACAAACGAAGATTACCAATCGATTAAAGGGATGTTAAATGAACTAAATGACCAATTTGAAGGTGTTGCGAATACGAGTGCATCTGTACCGACAGATGAAAAAGAGAACAAAGCAAGCCATTTGAAAGTTGATAAATATACCAGTCAAGAAACCGTTCAACATGCCAATTCTAGTGATTCGAAAAGCCATAGTGTTCAGAATAAAAAAGGATTGACTGTAGGAAGCTTAAAAGGGAGGTAA
- a CDS encoding acyl-CoA thioesterase — MRVTQTEVEVRYAETDQMGVVHHANYLVWFELGRTQFIKALGFDYARMEEDGILAPVTDFEISYKKPFRYGEKARIETWLDEYSGLRAIYGYVIYNERDERCVTGRSTHVLVDKETFKPLIMKKVLPNWHKAYMNALNND; from the coding sequence GTGCGTGTTACACAAACCGAGGTTGAAGTAAGATATGCAGAAACAGATCAAATGGGTGTTGTCCACCATGCAAATTATCTTGTCTGGTTTGAGCTTGGTCGAACACAATTTATTAAGGCACTTGGGTTTGATTATGCTCGTATGGAGGAGGATGGGATTCTAGCCCCTGTAACAGACTTTGAAATTTCCTATAAGAAACCTTTTCGTTACGGTGAAAAAGCACGAATAGAAACTTGGTTGGACGAATACTCAGGTTTACGAGCAATTTATGGTTACGTCATTTATAATGAGCGAGATGAACGTTGTGTTACTGGACGTTCAACACATGTATTAGTAGACAAGGAAACATTTAAACCTCTTATTATGAAGAAAGTACTGCCTAATTGGCACAAAGCATATATGAATGCGCTAAACAATGATTAA
- a CDS encoding family 1 encapsulin nanocompartment shell protein, which translates to MNKVQLFADSPLSDQDWQQLDATIFDSIKRQLVGRRFIDIYGPLGAGVQTATNDVYQEKELGSMGYHGESLELTEPSKRVNLTIPLLYKDFMLYWRDIEQAKTLDLPVDFSVAANAAAQSALLEDDMIFNGAKKFNLEGLMNVKGRLTHIREDWMKSGNAFMDIVEARNKLLKMGHSGPYALVLSPSLYALIHRVHEGTHVLEIEHIRELVTDGIYQSPVIQEDSGVLIATGRENLDLAIAEDFDSAFMDTENMNYLFRVYESTVLRIKRPSAICTLDSPTKK; encoded by the coding sequence ATGAATAAAGTACAGTTATTTGCAGATTCACCATTATCAGATCAAGATTGGCAACAACTAGATGCGACGATTTTCGATAGTATTAAAAGACAACTGGTAGGGCGTAGGTTCATTGATATTTATGGGCCATTAGGAGCTGGTGTACAAACCGCAACTAATGATGTGTATCAAGAAAAAGAACTCGGATCTATGGGATACCATGGCGAAAGTTTAGAGCTTACTGAACCGAGTAAGCGTGTAAACTTAACGATTCCGCTACTTTATAAAGATTTCATGTTATATTGGCGCGATATTGAACAAGCGAAAACCTTAGACCTACCTGTTGATTTTTCTGTAGCTGCAAATGCTGCCGCTCAGTCTGCTTTACTTGAGGACGATATGATTTTCAATGGGGCGAAGAAATTTAACCTTGAAGGGCTAATGAATGTGAAAGGTAGACTTACACATATTCGCGAGGATTGGATGAAATCCGGAAATGCGTTTATGGATATCGTTGAAGCAAGAAATAAACTATTGAAGATGGGGCACAGCGGACCATATGCTCTTGTTCTCTCACCTTCGTTATATGCATTAATTCATCGTGTTCATGAAGGAACACACGTGCTTGAAATCGAACACATTCGAGAACTTGTGACGGATGGGATTTATCAATCTCCCGTCATTCAGGAAGATTCGGGTGTACTCATCGCAACTGGAAGAGAAAACCTCGATCTTGCAATAGCTGAAGATTTCGATTCTGCATTTATGGATACAGAGAACATGAACTACCTATTCCGTGTTTACGAAAGTACTGTCCTTAGAATTAAGCGACCTTCTGCAATTTGTACGCTTGATTCACCTACAAAAAAGTAG
- a CDS encoding FbpB family small basic protein encodes MRKSKKRSFKELVLENKQELLKDRVAMEQIEIRLENRHLKNS; translated from the coding sequence ATGAGAAAAAGTAAAAAAAGATCATTTAAAGAATTAGTGCTCGAGAATAAACAGGAACTTCTTAAAGATCGAGTCGCAATGGAACAGATCGAAATTAGATTAGAAAATAGACATTTGAAAAACAGTTAA
- a CDS encoding GDSL-type esterase/lipase family protein produces MNKIKWILLILIPLVFVVGILLFINKEEPDTDPVIGPILDDPLPDKENEEEPPKDEEEKEEKKKDDNKPEEVTEDVIEDVHIVGLGDSLTKGSGDKTKGGYIHPVAQHIQENSDEPVSLKNFGIHGLPSSKLVKKVEEEKVREHIKQADHVFITIGGNDILNIVEYNFFSLDMDVFETGKQRYRKNMFVIVQTIRALNPDANIYVLGMFNPFHNFFQDIKEIDGVIDEWNQTAELVTDINEKTQYIPIDDLFLEEGSDHLFSNDKLHPNQKGYIKMANRVQEYLDLPENE; encoded by the coding sequence ATGAATAAAATTAAATGGATATTACTGATTCTCATCCCACTTGTATTCGTGGTTGGAATACTTTTGTTCATTAATAAGGAAGAACCTGATACGGATCCTGTAATAGGACCGATACTCGATGATCCACTTCCTGATAAAGAGAATGAGGAAGAACCTCCGAAAGATGAAGAGGAGAAGGAAGAAAAGAAGAAGGACGATAACAAACCCGAAGAAGTAACTGAGGATGTTATTGAAGATGTACACATAGTCGGTCTCGGGGACTCACTGACAAAGGGTTCAGGTGATAAAACCAAAGGCGGATATATCCATCCCGTCGCTCAGCATATACAGGAAAATTCAGATGAACCTGTCAGCCTGAAGAACTTTGGTATACACGGACTCCCAAGTAGTAAGCTCGTTAAAAAAGTTGAAGAAGAAAAAGTAAGAGAACATATCAAACAAGCGGACCATGTATTTATTACAATAGGTGGAAACGATATCTTGAATATTGTAGAATATAACTTTTTCAGCTTGGATATGGATGTGTTTGAAACAGGAAAACAACGGTATCGCAAAAATATGTTTGTGATTGTGCAAACGATTCGCGCTCTTAACCCCGATGCAAACATATACGTTCTCGGGATGTTCAATCCATTTCACAATTTCTTTCAAGATATTAAAGAAATCGATGGGGTTATTGATGAGTGGAATCAAACAGCTGAATTAGTTACAGACATTAATGAGAAAACCCAGTATATCCCAATAGACGATCTGTTCCTAGAAGAGGGTAGTGACCATTTGTTTTCAAATGATAAATTACACCCGAATCAAAAAGGTTATATCAAAATGGCGAATAGAGTCCAGGAATACTTGGATCTGCCCGAAAACGAGTGA
- a CDS encoding HesB/YadR/YfhF family protein — protein sequence MEFTITKPAVQWFITELDLNEGDHVRLFARLGGCSTVQSGYSIGISKETPFEPAESYESDGITFFIEEKDAWYFRDHDLKIKYSRKYDEISYEYTEQQ from the coding sequence ATGGAATTCACAATAACGAAACCTGCAGTACAATGGTTTATTACTGAACTCGATCTTAATGAAGGCGATCACGTCAGACTTTTCGCTCGTTTAGGAGGCTGTAGTACCGTTCAATCAGGATATTCAATAGGAATTTCAAAAGAAACACCATTCGAGCCCGCTGAATCATACGAATCAGACGGCATCACTTTTTTTATTGAAGAAAAAGATGCCTGGTACTTCAGAGACCATGATCTTAAAATCAAGTATAGTAGAAAATATGATGAAATCTCTTATGAATATACCGAACAACAGTAA
- a CDS encoding thermonuclease family protein — translation MKQIKYVLSVLFLSLILVGCSTSESDLDTYQVTKVIDGDTIKVNFEGQEETVRLLLIDTPETVHPNKPVEPFGNEASQYVKNTILGKNVQIKLGSEKRDKYGRLLAYVYVGDETIQEQLLRKGLARTAYLYNDLTMLDQFHKAQNTARLKNIGVWSIKGYAHVDHNHGYHYEPKKDRTNETSKILYDPNGPDRDCGDFNTQQEAQRFMDATGPNDPHRLDGNDNDGLACERLP, via the coding sequence TTGAAACAAATCAAATATGTATTGAGCGTCCTCTTCCTGAGTTTAATATTGGTAGGTTGCTCTACAAGTGAATCAGATTTAGATACATATCAAGTTACGAAAGTAATTGATGGTGATACAATCAAGGTCAATTTTGAAGGACAAGAGGAAACGGTGCGTCTCCTCCTAATCGATACACCTGAAACGGTTCATCCTAATAAACCGGTAGAACCGTTTGGAAATGAAGCTTCACAATATGTAAAGAACACCATTCTCGGAAAGAACGTTCAAATAAAACTAGGAAGTGAAAAACGAGATAAATATGGTCGTTTACTTGCGTATGTATACGTTGGTGATGAGACGATACAGGAACAACTACTCCGTAAAGGACTTGCCCGAACAGCCTATCTTTATAACGATTTAACGATGCTCGATCAATTCCATAAAGCACAAAATACGGCAAGACTAAAGAATATCGGCGTTTGGTCGATTAAAGGATATGCTCATGTGGATCATAATCATGGTTATCATTATGAACCCAAAAAAGATCGAACGAATGAAACCTCAAAAATTTTGTATGATCCGAATGGTCCAGACCGTGATTGTGGGGATTTTAATACTCAGCAAGAAGCGCAAAGATTCATGGATGCGACAGGTCCAAATGACCCCCATCGTTTAGATGGTAATGATAATGATGGATTGGCTTGTGAGCGTTTACCATAG
- a CDS encoding 2Fe-2S iron-sulfur cluster-binding protein, with the protein MSKQLTIGSLKKNILDMKRQQHNEIEDTSVNENQSILNGRQESDHSSKIFVKQKSVVCAVQPMNEMTLLDSALEQSCHLEHKCKKGTCGKCTVRILKGQSVLSNPNDLENEKLGSQLGDGYRLACQALFKA; encoded by the coding sequence ATGTCAAAACAGTTAACCATTGGTTCTTTGAAGAAGAATATACTTGATATGAAAAGACAACAACATAATGAAATCGAAGACACTTCAGTTAATGAAAATCAAAGCATATTAAATGGGCGACAAGAATCTGATCACTCAAGTAAAATTTTTGTTAAACAAAAAAGTGTAGTCTGTGCTGTTCAACCAATGAATGAAATGACGTTGCTGGATTCAGCATTAGAGCAAAGCTGTCATTTAGAGCACAAATGCAAAAAAGGCACGTGTGGTAAATGTACCGTTCGTATTTTGAAAGGGCAATCCGTACTTTCGAATCCAAATGACTTGGAAAATGAAAAACTTGGGTCTCAATTAGGAGATGGATATCGGCTTGCCTGTCAAGCATTATTTAAGGCTTGA